ATAGCATCTTCAAATCCTTGAACAGTAATAATTAGGTCACCACATTTGGCCAATTCCTCCCAAAACTGCTTGAATTTGCACGTTTCCAGCAAATCAGCTAGGACCATTACTCTGCTCACTTGAGGTTCTTCCaactgaaaagtaaaaaaattaattcctaTTAAATATATTAGATTAAACAATCATATTACATACCCTATCTTGAGTCAAAAGGCATTTGCACAGCAAGAAGTCTGTGTGAGGTAAATTGGTCATTGCCTTCAGTAGGATCAGATTAACAATGTTACTACGGTAGAAATTTGGGCCAAATTGGTACAATCGCAACACACTTAGGTTGGCCTCTAAGTCATACATATTTTCTTGTGCTTGCAGTTCAACATAGCGTTCTAGCTTCTGAAGATTGTCGGGATTGTACCTAGAAATAAGAGAACAAACCGCCATTGTTCATTACAGTGTTCCTCAACTATGGAGATGGGGTAAACTTTTTCAGATTATTTTCTCTTACCTTTCAATTCCTTGTAGCATAGACGCGATTTCTGTTTTCATCTTTTCGGCCATTATAATGAACTGTTATTGAAATTGTTAACAATCAGTAACTAGACTTTGACGGATGACGGAAATGTGGCTTTAGCAGACGCTTTCGGCCTAAGAGGCTCTGTTGCCATTTAAAGCATTATCAGCTAAGTGAAGGAGTGGAAACTTTCCATTTTCACTATGCGATAAAAGTCgagaatgaaacaaatagaacgattttttttgtgagcTTCTCATGGGTTTTTACTTGGTTAATTTAGGGCGAAAACCCTCATAAACCCCTCAGTCGGAAAGTAACTCCGCTCCTTGGTAGGTGGAGCGGGTGGAGCTGTGGAGCTTCTTTCAACCAATGAAAGTGATTCGAATTTCCGccaattttaaaagttgaaGATGTAGCTGACAtttaaatctttgaaaaaTCTTTGACAGAAGATATTTTCACGGTACACTTAGCACTTAGCAGATTAGGCGATggtcaaaatttgaaaattttacacCATATTATGCGACTTTATGTCTTTGCGAAGGAAAGTTCCTTGCTAGATTCCGACACCGTCAcgtttatttcatatttattcGAGAATTGTCACGTTCATTTAAAATATGTAATGAACAGGTTACTTCTGCCCCGTGAAAGTCATAATAGTATTATGATACTTTCACTTTCACTTAACGATGAAGGGTTACAAAAGATGCCAATCAATGGATTAAAAAAgacgacaaaaaataaaaactaataacTGTTACTTGCTGCCATCAGTAACTAATTTTAATAATGGTTGCTCAAACATGCGCTATGAACCCTATTTCCCCGAGGAATCCGAGCAAACATCAAAATGCCACCTTTATAAGATACCGAGAGAGAACATATGAGATTTCCTCGTGTTGTTActcaagaataataaaaaaaacagtacCGGTAAATTACCGATATTAATTACCGGCGGTAATTGAGTGGTTTTAtcataaaaaatgtattacattgtacctttttatttttttaactaataATTAGTAAGGGTGACGTATTTCTAATTCAAGTTCCCAATTGTTCTTGGTCAAAGTTTCTTCCCATTCGATGGAATCTTCAAACGTTATCTTATCGCAACGATGCAACTTCAGTGACTTTAGAGGGATATTCTGTTGTAAAAAAAGGTTCACACCGTATTTAGTTACTTCGTTACAGTGAGTTAACCACAATCTCTCAAGATGACGAAAGGAATTGACATGCGTTGCTTTTCGTATGATTTTGTCAGTTAGGTTATTCAAAAGTTTTATGGAAATGAATGATAGTAACGGAGAAGACAATAAGGTTAACACAATTTCTGCGGGGACAAAGGAATGAAGCGAATCATCAGAACATAACATCAATTCTTCCAGATGTTTTAAGATAggaatttcccttttatttcccgatttttgttcttcttctttaggcCAACGATCAAATTTGCTGCGCATATGAAGGCAAAGGTATTGAAGCTTGTGGCAAAATTGCATTATGGTTAAAATGTCTAAGTCAAGGAAGAAAACGTCAAGTTCTAAttttttcaaggaattcccaaATTTTTTGAGAAGGGGAAAAACTCCTCCTTCAAAAGTGATACCCCCAGAATATCTAAAAGTAGCTTCATTAAAGTTTAAAGGCTTTCTTTGATCGATTTCAAGGATGTAGAGGCTTTTAAGGGAAAGTAAACTAACGAGATCCGCGTCTTTTACGATTCCATCACACATCAATGTCATGTCCACTTTTGTAATGTAAGGACAGAGGAGCACCGATTTTTCAAGACTACCACCTTTGTATACTGTTCCTTTCAAAATATATAGGGCAGACAGCGCGTATTTAGGAATAGGTAGCCCTTGATCTGCAGCATTTTGAGCTATTTCAGCCAAACCGTCAATGGTTGCCTCATTCCAAAGTATTTTCAAGAAAGGCAGATTATCAAAGGCCGTTTTAATGCCTTGATTGGTTATTGCTTTGCAACCGTAGAAATTAAGTAAGCGAATGGATCTGCAATTTCCAATCACGCACAGTCCTCTAATTCCAGCGTCTGTGATGGGATGGTATCTTGCGCTTAGTTCCCtgaatattatttaattttagaataAATCAATTTCATAAATTATCCACGATGCtgtaataagttttttttaccttaatTCTGTACAATGTTGCCCAAGAAGATGCAAAAATTCATCCTGTGCTGAAGGAAACCGAGGTAATTTGGACAATAAGTCATCAGTAGATACATCCAAAACTTGTAGTTTTGAAAACTTGCATATCAGATTAATATGAAATGGAAATGCAGAATCATAATAAAACATCAACCGCATCCGCAATATTTTCAGCTGCTATATAAGTCAGAAAAGTAGGTGTCTTTAAGAacaatcttattttttcgtaAAGAGAACGCATGTTTAAATCTTAATGTAATTTAGATACAAACTCTACTTACTTTGCTTCTTACTGAAGCCAGTCGAAGAATGTAATGTGtatcttttttcctttgatcaAGTTTTCCACAAGCCATAAATGGTATTTCTAATTCAGTAAGGTGTGGTGTTATTAAAAGGGGAAGGTATTCAATAGCTCTTGGCCGGTATTGGTCTCCGACGAGAAATACGAAAATACTTTTACAAGTAAAGTTGAGAAAACCGTCCACAACATTTGAAGctggtgaaaaaaaagaataaagacaaaTAATAGTATCATGGGTTGGCTTTGAGATTGAGCAGTAAAATGTAAAACCTATAAATATTAGTCCGTCGTTATACTTACGTAACTGATCAAATGGATTATTTGTGTTGTTTTCTAAATCCAGTTCGTTATCCATAAGGGCAACAATATCTGATTCACTAAGAAACAATTTCATATTGTGCAAAATTACACATTCACACAATCTTGACAGCGATTTGACACTTTTCACTTGCATTTAGCCTGCCGAGTAGCTTCTAGTTCCCGCCGTGTCGTTTAGAAGAGTATTCATTTAACCGCATTTAACACTTTGGAAGATTGATCGTATTAACCTTGATGCATGGTTTATAAAAATCCAGGGCTCTGATTGGACCtatcaaaaataaatatctgTTCTCGGATTTGTTTTGCCCCAAACATCTTCTAGCACATCACATGATAATATGCTGACATTTTTTATGAAGGAATACAAGGTCAGTTAAATAGAAAGAGTAAATCGATTACGCTGACGATATGAACGCCTGCTGAGTATGCCACCATAgccttgaagaaaaagaacttagAAACAAAGGTCCTAATCAGCATTATATTGTCGCGTACAGTTTAGTACAGACGTCGATCATAGAGATGATTCTGGGAAATGACGACAAGGGGACGACTGGCGACGATGACATAAGGTCACCTTGGTAACCCTACCTTTAAGACGACCCCCTGTAGACGTAAGGTAGAGTCGAGTTGCTGGGCCCTGGTGTGTGGGTCTCTCGTTTTGTTTGGTGTTGGGCACTGTCGTCGGTGTGTAGTGACGGCAGTGCATGTAATTTGGCGGAGGCTGGGCTCGTGCAATCGTAGAGCCAGCTACGTAAAACTGCAGCACTGGTCGGCCACAGCAACGTGAAGCCCGCGCTGACCCGCCCGTGACAATATCTTAGAACTACGTATATACTGTGCTTCAACTTGATGAATTCCCAGATGATTACTGTCCTTTCAGAAGTAGGCCCCTACTAAGAAATCGAATATCGTTGCGCAATATACCGACCCATTTTCATCCTATATAATTGGCattcgagaaaaaaagggttcacTTCTATAAAAGGACCCACTGCATTTGTTGGGCTCGCAAATAAAACATGTGCTATTACATTTCGCAAAACGTAACGGTTTAAAAACGTGTATTTGCAAACTTCCGGTAATGTTGATGATTTTTCGTTCACTTTTTTCTTACAATGAAGCACTGATTATTATAAAGTCTAAGttaacatatttaaaaaatatgatgaACCATTGGGCGATTATAAATAGCAAGGAACAGGCGAAACACACGAGCGACTAGATTACTAAACGCTAGAAATGTATATATTTGTTTACGATTATTTTCCCACACCAAATTTGATTCCTTCACTAGCATGTGCATCAATCCGAATCCGATGCGATTGCGTCAAAGTAATCGTTTAACTTCATTGGAATCGGTTTGTTGGGTGTGACATAGGACATATTATTAGAAGGCGGATCATTTTTTCAGAACACTGTCATTGGGAACcacctctccatacccctggaTATACTCCCTGTTTTCATGCGCTCTTTTCCCcaccaaatgaaaatgatgaaagaatgACTTCGCATCTGCTAAATAGCTTTATAGATTATAGATGAACGCGATGAACCGCCTTATTTTAGATTTGTAATTTCGTTTGGGCGAATCAATTTGAGTGAtaaaattatcaaattttgGAGATCATTATGTTCACAGTTTTATTAGAatttagaataaaataaacaaaaaatcaaacctaCAGTACTTCGTATTCAAAATATAAGCTAATATAAGATGATATCGGATATTTTCTCAATTAGTCAATTTAAGCTTTGTTATACTATCGGTGGCTATATTACCAAATATacgggagagaaaaatatgcAGCATTTCTTGTCTGCTGCATAATAATGGCAACTCGATTATCTTTTATACACAATCCACAGaaaaatttgtcatttaagcaTAATAAAGTTGGCACACTAATTCAGAAAACACACACGTATATCGTTTAAGTTGTAAAAGCGGTTAACCCTTTTGAAGACTATCAGTATGTACAATTAATGTCAATGTTAATCCTAAccacattttctatttatggAATAACATGTTTTGTATAGTATCGCCGACTATGAAGTCAGTACGAAGTCTAGGATAATATATCGGTTGAGTATAATCGGAATTCATACATTATTTCTGAAAGAGATCTAAAACTCGGTCACAACTTTCAGACAGTAGATCTGTGCGATTTCTTTATTTGCATAAAATCTAAAGTCACCATGGATCAAGAATCAATCCTCCATAATAGGCGGTAATAGTTTGGACTTTATTGTTCAAGATGTTTTGTTCGATTTCAGCTTCACCATCAGTGGCGATTCCAATCAACTGTAATAATATTGCAAGATATTCGAATATGAAATAAGATTATtacattttaattgaaatttttttcttactaaCTTGATCTACATTAGTGTTCCTTGGAAGAAAGTAAGCCAGGTTTGACGTAATCTTTTGTGCTGCTTCAAATATGTCGATTCCGTTAGGTTGCATATCTTCCAGACAAAATTGGGGCGCTGAGAGATATTTTGGTCCACCCCACTAAATATTAAAGATATAAAAACTATGTAAGCAAATCTGAAGTTTATTAATAATACAGTCATTAATTGTCAACGGTATAAtagaaatatagaaaaataaaatgacacGTTGATTGATTACCGGAGGCGAAAGAAAGACTACATCTGCCTTCAGACTAGGagccaattgaaaaaaatctccGACGATGAATTCAATTCGATCGGCTACACCGTATACCGATGCATTATGCCTAGCTAGCTCTATTTTTGAAGGATCGATATCTATCGCAATAACTAActcaaaaaaacgaaaacaaaatatgaataaaaagaataagtaTCAGATCTCACTAACtatcaaattgaaataaaaatacctcTTTCACACTTGAATGCAAACTGGATGGAATTTCCTCCGGCTCCACAAAACGCATCAACTATCAAATCGCAGCGGCATCTTTCTGCAATGTGTCGAGCAATGCGTTCTGGCGTTACCGAAAACCACGAATCTAGAGAGGGGAGAAAGGGTTTTGGATATCGGCGAGAAATTCTTTCCAACAAAAGCTCTAAGAAGTACCGTAATCCAATCGAATGCCtttgtcaaattttgaaaacagtTTATAGCGTTGAGCCCAGTACTTTTTCAACTCCTTGTTTTCAGGTATTTCAGGCAGCTGCAGGACCTTCTGGGTTTCATCATCTTGTTGCTTTTTAAGACCAGACTTTAAGTACTTTGCAATTTGTTTACCCGCAACAGCGTTGTAGGGTTCAAGAATCAATTCTCCATAATAGGCGGTAATAGTTTTGACTTTATTATTCAAGATGTTTGGTTCGATTTCAGCTACACCATCAGTGGCGAGTCCAACCAGCTGTAATAAATATTGCAAGATATTAAATTGTGAAATGAGATTTATTACAATTTAATTGAACTTTTGTTCTTACTTGATCTACATTAGTGTTCCTTGGAAGAAAGTAAGCCAGGTTTGACGTAATCTTTTGTGCTGCTTCAAATATGTCGATTCCATTAGGTTGCATATCTTCCAAACACAATTGGGGGGTTGAGAGGTATTTTGGTCCATCCCACTAAtattaaatgaataaaaaatatgtaagCAAATCTAAAGTTCATTAATAATATAGTCATACATTTTCAATGGTATAGcacaaatatagaaaaaaaataccacgTTAATTTATTACCGGAGGCGAGAGAAAGACTACATCTGCCTTCAGACTAGGAGCCAATTGAATAAAATCTCCGACGATGAATTCAATTCGATCGGCTACACCGTATACCGATGCATTATGCCTAGCTAGCTCTATTTTTGAAGGATCGATATCGATCGCAATGACTAActcaaaaaacaataaaaaaaacaaacaaacagacaataaaaaaacaaataatgaatAAGTATACAGATCTTGCTTACAGTCaaattgtaataaaaatacctCTTTCACACTTGAATGCAAACTGGATGGAATTTCCTCCGGCTCCACAAAACGCATCAACTATCAAGTCGCAGCGGCATCTTTCTGCGATGTGTCGAGCAGTTCGTTCTGGCGTTACCGAAAACCACGAATCTAGAGGGAGGAAAAAGGTTTTAAATAGATATAAGCGAGAAACTCTTTCCAGCCATTAAGCTCTATAGCAAGTACTGTAATCCAATTGAATGCCCTTGTCAAACtttgaaaacaatttatagCATTGAGCCCAGTACTTtttcatctcctttttttcaagtatttgaggCAGCTGCTGGACATTCTGGGTGTCTTCATCGTCGAGTTTATTAAGGCCAGACTTCACATACTGTGCAATTTGTTCATCCGCAACAGCATTGTAACCTaccttaattttaataaataattactGCAAATTACTTCactatttcaaataattgGAGAAATTCATAATGATTTTACCATGCTTCTGTgtctgaacatttttttttgtaaaattcaaGATCTTGCCTTGTGAATTACAACATACATTATAAAAATTAGCTATATCAACTTCAATTACATATTATACAATATTAATTATAGTAAAATACTACCTATGCAGGAAAGTCCGATTGGAAAGTGGGGTCTTAGTGGGGACACGGTGGTGAGAAACTAAGCCAAGTACACGTAAATACGTAtagttaattaaaataaatccaaTGAACACAATCAGTACCCTACTCAAAACAGTTACCGATGGTACTAGTAATGTAAATAAGAAGTGAAAACAGTActaataaaaatagaagaagttTCGACAGACACCGTTTGTAGCCGTGCATTCACTCATTCAGTcactgtttgtttttgtatctAGGTTCTAGGATACGCCATGACGTTGCCAGCTAACTTAATCTAAGCCATGGAGGAGTACTGCAGAGCCTCTTGTGGGTGTGTGGTGAACTACATAGGGAAACTCAGTCTTTCTAGTCTAAGTCTAAGTCTCTGCTTGTAGATTATGGCACTAGTGTTTTGCAGGTTACTGCAGATACGTAAAAGAAGCGTAAATCACAGTAATTAAGTCCTTCGAGCTCGCAATtagatcgttttttttttatttttaaaatcgaagTCTACCTATAAAGGAAGtcaaactaaattaaaagcaGTGTGTTTGTATATGTACGATGTTCATTAGTACTATCAAAATTCGTATATTATAGAACGCCTATGGTGTGTTGGATAAGGCGTTTGGATTTAGTCACCGCCAAGCTCTAAACTGTAGAACAGAATACAAATTATCGAATAATTGAGTCACTCTCTCGTTAGCGGTGACATCAAGTAAACGTTGTTTCACGACGGTAACAAGCCTGACTAATCAAttatgtaattttattttgctgaTTGATTAACTAGGATTTATTCCGTAATCTAATTAACTTCAAGCGTAATCCATCAGACATTCGAATCCCAAGAgacgcaaatttttttttaaatccacattttatttttatttattgatttgtaTTATTAGGATTTTTATCAgtatgaaatttttaattgtaagTATATTTCAACAAGTTAAATAATTCCTGGATCAAAATGATGCAGTAGAAGAAAATTCTCATACTCCAGCGGTGTTATTTTAACGTAAACTTTGCCATATCGACTTTGCTTAAAATACCTTCCTTGCATAAtctgaaatgtaaaatttgTTATGAACTCACACACTCATTGTGTTTGACACTGTTTGGC
The sequence above is drawn from the Daphnia pulicaria isolate SC F1-1A chromosome 1, SC_F0-13Bv2, whole genome shotgun sequence genome and encodes:
- the LOC124310719 gene encoding uncharacterized protein LOC124310719 isoform X2; its protein translation is MFRHRSMVGYNAVADEQIAQYVKSGLNKLDDEDTQNVQQLPQILEKKEMKKYWAQCYKLFSKFDKGIQLDYNSWFSVTPERTARHIAERCRCDLIVDAFCGAGGNSIQFAFKCERVIAIDIDPSKIELARHNASVYGVADRIEFIVGDFIQLAPSLKADVVFLSPPWDGPKYLSTPQLCLEDMQPNGIDIFEAAQKITSNLAYFLPRNTNVDQLVGLATDGVAEIEPNILNNKVKTITAYYGELILEPYNAVAGKQIAKYLKSGLKKQQDDETQKVLQLPEIPENKELKKYWAQRYKLFSKFDKGIRLDYDSWFSVTPERIARHIAERCRCDLIVDAFCGAGGNSIQFAFKCERVIAIDIDPSKIELARHNASVYGVADRIEFIVGDFFQLAPSLKADVVFLSPPWGGPKYLSAPQFCLEDMQPNGIDIFEAAQKITSNLAYFLPRNTNVDQLIGIATDGEAEIEQNILNNKVQTITAYYGGLILDPW
- the LOC124310707 gene encoding uncharacterized protein LOC124310707 — translated: MQVKSVKSLSRLCECVILHNMKLFLSESDIVALMDNELDLENNTNNPFDQLPSNVVDGFLNFTCKSIFVFLVGDQYRPRAIEYLPLLITPHLTELEIPFMACGKLDQRKKDTHYILRLASVRSKQLKILRMRLMFYYDSAFPFHINLICKFSKLQVLDVSTDDLLSKLPRFPSAQDEFLHLLGQHCTELRELSARYHPITDAGIRGLCVIGNCRSIRLLNFYGCKAITNQGIKTAFDNLPFLKILWNEATIDGLAEIAQNAADQGLPIPKYALSALYILKGTVYKGGSLEKSVLLCPYITKVDMTLMCDGIVKDADLVSLLSLKSLYILEIDQRKPLNFNEATFRYSGGITFEGGVFPLLKKFGNSLKKLELDVFFLDLDILTIMQFCHKLQYLCLHMRSKFDRWPKEEEQKSGNKREIPILKHLEELMLCSDDSLHSFVPAEIVLTLLSSPLLSFISIKLLNNLTDKIIRKATHVNSFRHLERLWLTHCNEVTKYGVNLFLQQNIPLKSLKLHRCDKITFEDSIEWEETLTKNNWELELEIRHPY
- the LOC124310719 gene encoding trimethylguanosine synthase-like isoform X3, translating into MKKYWAQCYKLFSKFDKGIQLDYNSWFSVTPERTARHIAERCRCDLIVDAFCGAGGNSIQFAFKCERVIAIDIDPSKIELARHNASVYGVADRIEFIVGDFIQLAPSLKADVVFLSPPWDGPKYLSTPQLCLEDMQPNGIDIFEAAQKITSNLAYFLPRNTNVDQLVGLATDGVAEIEPNILNNKVKTITAYYGELILEPYNAVAGKQIAKYLKSGLKKQQDDETQKVLQLPEIPENKELKKYWAQRYKLFSKFDKGIRLDYDSWFSVTPERIARHIAERCRCDLIVDAFCGAGGNSIQFAFKCERVIAIDIDPSKIELARHNASVYGVADRIEFIVGDFFQLAPSLKADVVFLSPPWGGPKYLSAPQFCLEDMQPNGIDIFEAAQKITSNLAYFLPRNTNVDQLIGIATDGEAEIEQNILNNKVQTITAYYGGLILDPW
- the LOC124310719 gene encoding uncharacterized protein LOC124310719 isoform X1 is translated as MHGYKRCLSKLLLFLLFLTTVSPLRPHFPIGLSCIGKILNFTKKNVQTQKHGYNAVADEQIAQYVKSGLNKLDDEDTQNVQQLPQILEKKEMKKYWAQCYKLFSKFDKGIQLDYNSWFSVTPERTARHIAERCRCDLIVDAFCGAGGNSIQFAFKCERVIAIDIDPSKIELARHNASVYGVADRIEFIVGDFIQLAPSLKADVVFLSPPWDGPKYLSTPQLCLEDMQPNGIDIFEAAQKITSNLAYFLPRNTNVDQLVGLATDGVAEIEPNILNNKVKTITAYYGELILEPYNAVAGKQIAKYLKSGLKKQQDDETQKVLQLPEIPENKELKKYWAQRYKLFSKFDKGIRLDYDSWFSVTPERIARHIAERCRCDLIVDAFCGAGGNSIQFAFKCERVIAIDIDPSKIELARHNASVYGVADRIEFIVGDFFQLAPSLKADVVFLSPPWGGPKYLSAPQFCLEDMQPNGIDIFEAAQKITSNLAYFLPRNTNVDQLIGIATDGEAEIEQNILNNKVQTITAYYGGLILDPW
- the LOC124311028 gene encoding eukaryotic translation initiation factor 3 subunit K-like, whose translation is MAEKMKTEIASMLQGIERYNPDNLQKLERYVELQAQENMYDLEANLSVLRLYQFGPNFYRSNIVNLILLKAMTNLPHTDFLLCKCLLTQDRLEEPQVSRVMVLADLLETCKFKQFWEELAKCGDLIITVQGFEDAIRKFVAHVVNITYQTIEVPVLKELLGNVNDQVLKQWVGKCSWKDLGNGRVFITSQEDLVKTKNITEKIEFENVAGIMSHCI